The window TCCTAAACGTGTTGCTTTCTCTCATGGCGAACTACGAACCGTCGGAGTTTTCGTTCCACAGACAAACGTTCGATGTTGTTAGCGGCGatccgtttttttccatcaaaATGCAGGTAgctattttggaaaaaaaaaaaaaaaaaaaaaaaaaaaaaatgcacacatgatTAGCCATTTGTTTGAAAGGTGCCCACCTATAGGGGCACACTCGGGAGATCACCGCGGAGCACTGCAACGAACTAAATGACTAAACGGGGCGATTGGAGCGATGGGGGCCATTTGTTTGGCTACTCGGCTACTCGGCTACTCGGCTACTCATCTACTCATCTACTCAGCTGTGTGAACAACGCCGACGGGGAGTCAACACTATGCAATTTCATCCTCTGTGCTTGTGCTGCATAATCGAGTGTTGCTCCCCAGTGCCTGCGTGACGATCACTAATCCGCTGCGTGCTCTCAGGAGAGCTGCCAAACGTACCAACGTATTTAAACGGCTTGTTCAGTTTGGACAGCTCCTTCAAAGTTGTGTCCAGAATCTGAGATACCCAGAAATTCGTTTTCTCGTCATTGtagtgcattttttccagAAACTGCGAAATGGTCTTTGGcgaagttggaaaaaaaaaaaaaaaaaaaaaaagagacacaCCCGTAATATTTTCAACATCACATTTTAGCGCACATCACGTGGATACACTCGCTTGTCCCGCATGCGCCATCGCGAGAATCCACTGTTACGTCTCTCTGTCTTTGAGCAGTTACTTGTTTGCCTATCTCCTCCATGAGCTCAATGTCGAACTCGTCCTACACGGGGAGTATAGTTGATTTATTTATGCTTCTTGTGCGtatgggggggaaggaatgcagcaaagaaaagaaaaaaaaaagggggacaggCAAAGAAGCAGGCAGAGACAAGCAAAGAAGCAGGCAGAGACAAGCAAAGAAGCAGGCAGAGACAAGCAAAGAAGCAGGCAGAGACAAGCAAAGAAGCAAGCGGAGACGAAGCACTCTTTAGCATCGCCAATGCAGGGAGTGCCTCCCCCAATTGGCCCACGCAGGGTACATGCTTCGGCGTCCCTCCCAATTACCTCAAACTTCTCCGTGTCATTCATGTTTGGGGACAAGTTCGATAAGGTTGGTTCACAAGAATGAAATGAGCAAATGTCGCAACGCGGCAGAGTGATCGTGTGATTGTGTGGTCGCGCGATAGCGTGATCGCCTTGCACTCCCCTTTTAGACGCTCCTCCTCACAGGCAAAACTGAGACTCACAGAATCTTCtcttacaaaattaatgagCGCAGTGTTGGGAGGAGACGGAGAAACATGTAGGTTATTTCCATTTAAAGTTTGCGCACGTCCAACTGTGCACTTGGGCTTTCTCCATATCGGTCCAACGGACACACCTCCTGCCGCTCTGCTGTGCGTGTGTTACgctatgtgcattttttgtgaaagaGCTTCTCGAGGGTTAAAATGAGTTAATACACTTTGttggggagagaaaaaggaagaggtgCCTTTATGGGGTTAATTTCCCCTCCTGTATTTTCCGACTGCGCGAAAAAAGTGAGCAAGTTGGACAGCGCCGCGAGGCTAATCGGGTAGGGGGCTAATCGGGTAGGGGGCTAATCGGGTAGGGGGCTAATCGGGTAGGGGGCTAATCGGGTAGGGGGCTAATCGGGTAGGGGGCTAATCGGGTATGAGGTTAATCGGGCAGGAGGCCAATCGGGTAGGAGGTTAATCAGGTAAGAGGTTAATCAGGTAAGAGGTTAATCAGGTAAGAGGTTAATCAGGTAAGAGGTTAATCAGGTAAGAGGTTAATCAGGTAAGAggtttattcttttttttttttttctttctctctcttttcctcttttttttccttaggGGCTCATCACTGGCAACCCCTTGGAAAATcagcatggaaaaaaaatccccaatTTCATCACCCACGCGAGGGTTCTTACTGCCCCCACGTTCCTCATCTACTTCCTCAAAGTGTTTAGCACTTGAGCGTTCCCTATGGCTGCGCTCCTTCCGAAGAAGCGGAGTAAAACACGGGGGGAGGATCATGTCGTGTGCTTAATCGAGTAGTTACGGCGCACACACATGCGGAGGTTCGGACATATAGACGCACCTTCTACATGACGAAGAATGCTACTTACGTGAAGAGGTGACCCAATTGGTGAACATTGAATGGGTGTCCATTTTGCAATAAATTACACATGTCTAacgctttcctttttttgggaggGGAGGTTAACTCAACAGAACATGAGGAACAGTGACATAACAGagctgcgtttttttttcccttttttttgtttcattcaCTTCCAAGTGGGGTGCTCCGCTCCTTTGCGCATTATCATCCCGTCATCCCCCGTGTGCTTGTCGATACATATGCGAGCATTTATGTTCCCACGtatgccccccttttgtgtgcGTGTTTGCCCATTCGCTACTTGCCTTGGGGGGGACAAAGCTCCAATGGAGGGCAACCGATCACCGGACGAGTAACCGGAACAGCCTCTACGCGTGCGTCCCCTACCGCTGGGCGTTCCTCGCAATGCGCTGCTGGTATACACTCAAAACGCGCTGTACTGGGTCCCTCCCACATGAGAAGTCCCCATGAGGGTAACTCCCCCTTTGGCTAAAGGCACACATTTGGAAGCAGAACCATCTGCGCAAGGGGAGGGCGGAAGCTCTGTCTTCGGTTGAGCACGGCAAAAACGAGCAGGCAACTGGGCGAAGGTTTGCAATAACTTCGTGACAACTTCGTGACAACTTCGGCCAACTTCGGCCAACTTCGCCCATCTTCGCCCAACTTCACCGTGGCGCATTTGTCCCggcaaaacgggggaaaaaaaatcctctcCCCCCGTGAGCGGCTGTCCCCCCGTGTTGTTTCTCCCCTGGCGAGTGAACATGTATAACCTAACCCCTTGTGTGCATACAAAACGCGCAGCCTGCTTTCACAGCTCAGTTAGCCCCTTCGGCCCCGCACACGCCAGCGTTGGGGTGATCAACTGAACGTTTGTATGTACATCAGAGCGCACATGGGTGAAGGAATATGCTCATGCGCACGGAAAAGTACACGAATGTGTGATTGTGCATTCAGGGCAACTTCATATTGGCAATCCTTCCtcttctctctttttttttttttttttttgtgtaaaattttccatttagTGCGCTTTGAATAGGCATCAAAAAGTTCACTCGTGAATCTCACGAATGGTTACTTTTTCAGACTCGACGAATGCGACAAGGACAACTTATGTGTTCCCATTTTATCACACGCGTGCGCGAATTGGGATCCCCCCTTCTATTCATGTTCGCATCCGTTTTGCCACTACGTTGTCATTACGTCGCCActtttttgccacttttttgccacttttttgccactttttttgccacttttttagccaccttttttgccacttttttgccacatttttgcaatactttccatttttttgttttatgatCCCCCCTGCTGTGTTTCCCCCGCCGCCGCAAAACTCCGCACCTGTTCCAATCAGCCGAGCAGCATAGCAGCATAGCAGCATAGCGACCTAGCAGCGGGTGCGGTCCACAGCGCTTTTGCGCATGAGCAGATATAGGTATTCCCCGTGAAGCGGGAAAAGAAGTCATTTCTTGCGTACCGTGCGTCCCCTCCTTGGTCGCACTGCAATCCGCATAGCAATCTGCTTTGTAATCCACTTGGTGCGCCGCTTCCCGCAGCTTCCCGCAGCTTCCCGCCGCTTCCCTCCGCTTCCTTACGCTTCCTGCGTGACGCCCCACTTACGACGAAGGAGGAGCACCATGTCTACAATTAGATGGGTGGATCTGCTATCCAGCGAGTCGAGTAAAGGAAAGACAGAAAGAAAGGCGCGCCTAGCGTGTGTTACTCCGTCCGGTGTTCATAATTCCCCTCGTTGTacacacaggggggggggagattcTTCAGTCTCTCTACGTTGtctctccccccatttggagtgtcccccatttggtgcttcccccatttggtgcttcccccatttggtgtttcccccccccgatTCGCAGACCTCTCCCACTCAGTCGCGAACAATGAAGACATTGCAGAgaaggcgaagaaaaaaaaattcccctaCAATCAGGAGAGGGACCTGAACAGTAGCTTCTTAAATTCATACAATGCAGATCTGGACAATAGCAATGTGggaattaatttaaaaataaaaaatatgaccattgtggagaaaaaggagaaggaagagaagTCCCTTCTGTGTGGAGATAAAACTAGTGAGCAAATGAGTCACTGGCGAAATGACAACGAAAGGGAAGAGAGCAACCTCCCTAGTGCAGCTCTTAAGGGAGTGATAACACACACAGGAGAGGGACAGTCAGGGAAGAGCACAGAAGAAGGAATACCTCCCAAGGATTCACAAAACGTGCATAGTAATGGAGACGAACAAAGAGGTGTCTTAGGAAATGTCATgctggaggaggaggaagatgtcggaaaggagaaaaactgTTTGAGTGAGAAATTGGAGAGTCCCTCCCATAGGGAGATCAAccaggaagaaaaatcaaTCCCAAAGATGGATTGCCCAAACGAATTATCAAATGACAGTACCGTCCTggaaaagagaaacaaaacgGGGAAGCACTACCCCAATGTAGAGAACAACCTAACGGAGGAAAACACCAAAAAGGAACTGCTCAATAGAGGCAGCGTGCAGAGTGAAAATTTTCAGTCCCCAATCGAAGGTACAAAGAAGGTAAGTGAAAAAAGATCAAGtgtggggaagaagaaaaaaaatgcatcaaGCTTATCTGCTTTGACCAAAGGAAACAGGAGcaacagaataaaaaatgtttctgTGGATAAAGAGTCGATACAGAATTCGTACTTTGCTCGATACATTGTGAAGAAGGGGGGTGACAATACGAAGGCCGTGGGAGGGGAGAGTGTGCAGAGGGGGGAGTCCCAGGGGTGCAGTTTAATAATCAAGGCTCCAAAGGAGGGGGAGGTGTCCAGGGGGACGGCCAataaggggaagaaaaggaaagacagAGCCGGGCTCTGCGAGAACAGCACGGCTTCTAAGTTCAACTGCACGCTGTCGCACGACGTGACGGTGGATGACAACAACGTCCCGCTGAACCCGGCCAAGAAGGTGAGGAGCAGGCTCAAGGAGAGGGCCGCCGCTGGGAAGGGAGCGGCAAAGGAGGCAGTAGCTGTGGCGGCAAAGGACGCTGCTACCGTGGCGACAAAGGACGCAGTAACCGTGGCGACAAAGAACACTGCAACCGTGGCGACGAAGGACGCAGTAACTGGGGGGAGAGCAGAAGGCTCAAATGTAGGGCTAGATCCACCCGGGAAAACCCATCGAGACAAAGAAACCAAAACGGTGACGAAGAGCACCATTGGAGATGCCCCCCAAATGGCCcagcaaaacaaaaacaatttaggaataatggaaaatatgCCATCGCCCCCCAAAAATCATTTACCCTCCCTAAATCACTATACGCATCTGACTAGCGATAATATCGACctggaaaaatttaaaaatttcgatgCGAATTTTATTAACTACTTGGGAGATATACAGAGCCACTTCAGTGATCCGTTCGTGAGCTCCAATAGCAATCGAGTGAACAGTCGACTTAAAGAAATTGCCGTAGGTAAATCCACGAAggagtataaaaattatgtcaAGGTGGTGAAGTATGAGGAGAGGATGGAAGATGACCCCAGCACTCCCAACGCGTATGAGAATGTAACGAATGCAAAGTTCCAAGCCAAGTACAACctgtggaggaagaagctgcATAAGTTTGACACCATCGGGTAGGTTACCCCCCAGGGAGAGAAGGCTCATTTGCGCGCAAGTGGTTAATCTCACCGATGTGGGCCGCTCCGTGGGAGCCAACTTGGGTTTGCACCGGGTGTGTCTGGTTAGCTCCCTTGATGGGTGACTGCTGGTACTTCTCtcctttcttccttccctcctttcttccttccctccttccttctctccttttttttNNNNNNNNNNccttctctccttttttttttttgcgtataaAGCTCCTACGCGGCGTTTTCCCCCCGTATGTGCATCGAAATTGTAAAACCGTTACGTGAGACAGCTGTCCAATCgtgttcaatttttaaatcacaGAAAAGTCAGAAGAGGAAGGACGTCAACCCGTCTGCAGGACGCAGCGCGGTgaggaggaaagaaaaaaaaaaaaaaaaaaagttcacacGTATGTAACAAAACATACCAAAAGGGCTTTATGATTACTTGGAGGGTATCTCCACGCCGGTTGGCCTAAGCATCATGTGGGCAGTGTAAGTGATATGTGTACAGTTGGCCAGGGCTGACGCGGTGGGCATCTGCTTCGGGGTGGTGTATTTGTGCAAATGTACGTGAATTTGCGCGGATGCGCATGGAGGTGGCCCCCCCAGCTGGTCACGCAACTCTGCCTTGCAGTTAGTTGTCCCCCTCAGGAAAAGTATATCGGGGGGTACTTCTTAACCAAGTGGCTAGCGCTGCTCTCAGCCGCAGATGGGCCGAAGCACTTAAAGTCGAAAGTCTCGTTCTCGTCGATCTCCATTATACTGGCGATGTTGCCACAGCGGTAACAGTAGTTGGGAGCGGACCACACGGTAACCAGTTTTTTATCAAACCACCATTTGTATCCCTCCATGACCAGCTGGTGAGCCCTGGCAATGACTTCAATGTCGTTCAGGTGACAAAACTTATGAACAACGTCGGGGCCAAATAAATGCCCTGCACCTCTTGGACTTTTATCCCACCCGTTTTTATCATTCGGGTCTGACCACATAATATCACATAGGGAACCATTCCTGGGGATTTCCTGAAATCgattaattttgttcaggTCTGCAATTTGGTTGAAAGAAGGAGACAACCCCCCATGGATACAGAAGTAGTTGTTTTCTATGATTGCACCGATAGAAAGATAATCCATCAAGTCGGTGCAATATTTCCATACATTTATCGacccatattttttaatgcactCATCATAAAATCCATACACTTCGGTAATTTGTCTACTTTCATGATTTCCCCTTAGTAGGGTTATTTCATTTGGGTACTTTATCTTCAAGGCTAGTAGCAACAGGAAGGTCTCCACGCTGTACTTACCTCGGTCTACATAATCACCcagaaaaatgtaattgACTTCTGGTGGTTCATTGCCTATATGAAAGAGCTCCCTCAGGTCATGGAACTGTCCGTGTATGTCTCCACAAACCACTACTGGTAGATTCACATGCTTGATATTTTCTTGATTGATTAGGATTAGTTTAGCTTGCCCACACAAATGCTTCACTTCCGATTCTGATAATAGCTGGCACTTTTTCAACGTCTCGATTTGCTTCTCCAGACACCTTGTTCTCATGATTCCCCGGTCGCCAGGCGGGGTGTATATGCATAGGGTGATTACCTTACGATATCGTTTTCTAGTGCACCTAGCGGTATGCGGCACTTCGGGGAGTGCTCACCATATCGCAGATCAACACTATgcaaggaaggaaaaaaagagagaaataaGACGCAGCCTTGGCACATGTTCTGCACtcgaggaagaaggggaagaagtgggggaagaagacgacggcgaagaagacgaagaaccTCCTTTCAAATGCACACTCAGATCGAAAGGGACCAATCTGATGAAGTGGGCAGGTGAGACCAAAGGGAGTTCCATGCACACTGCAGACGTAGTTACATAATGTGCGACACTAACGTATGCCTATAAGCGCAACAAcgacaacaacaaaaaaaaaaaaaaaaaggactaaCTAATCCGAACTGATCTGTAGTGAGCCTCTCCCCCCATTCGTTTTGCCACATAACGCAACAGTTGAGGGATAGCTTTCCCCACGAATACTCCTATAACAAACTTAAAAAACGTTCAGTGTTCCACTTTTCGACCTGGTGAGTCACTCTCTCTCCTGCGCTGATTAGCTTTGTTTCCACAATCTGGAGATGCTTCAAAATTGTAAGAAAAAAGCGAACACCTTAGCTCACAAGGGGTAGCTTTGCTcgaacgctttttttttcacccattTTGGTGTTCTCGCCTCTGCGAGTGGCAGTGAGGAAGCAGGGCGAGGAAAAGCGGTACGCACGCTCAGTTCGTATGAGGACATATCGGAACATACGCACTTGCAAACTCATGTTTACTTTTGGTGCCTCTCGTAGTGAGTGCTCTTTCTAAGGCTCCGAATTGACGGTACATACACCTCACCAATCGTTCGTTACATCAGTGGGGGGGCCTATTTGTGCATTCGCCGTGCCGCCTCCCCTCGCCATTTTGCATACCCCGCTTtttgtgacaaaaaaaaaaagatgcggAAATGTATCTTACCTGGCTGCCCACTTCTGTCGTTATTACCacagtgttttttttactttattttttttattttatttttttgtgcgaaTGCTTTGGAAACgcaaagaaggaaatgcGTAACAACCTAGAGTGACTGACTCTCCTTCAGGACTGATACCCCGAGGGAAGCGCCACGACGCTTCGGCAACGGCTTGAAATTGACTACGCTGAATGGTGCGCGCGTTGAGGCACCATGAGCAAATGTACAGCGAATGTGCCTCGATTGAACTGTGACTGTATGCTGCACATCCGTGTGCAAGACTCACCCCGCGGGAGCAACCCAGCCGATTAGGCACGATCgcgtaaaaattgttcaccAGTCCCCGCCCATTACTACCCAAATCGCCACTCACCGCACTAGCGCAACAATCCAGTAGAAACGCGCGCGCTGGATCGTCCCATCTCCCacaatacacaaaaaaacacTAGTTGAGCGAAAATGCATTTAGTGAAGCCAGCCAGAGTGTTCGTAAGGAGAGACATGGGCCATTTCCAGAAGAAGTTCCTCTTTAACGCGAGCACCATGTCTAAATGTAGGCAAATCGAGAAGAGCCCATTTTCATGTTTTGTCAATAAAATACAGAGAAGAAACtacctccattttgctcGTACATTACCAGAAGACTACGAGCTGCCGTTAGATACCTTCCcagaaaatataaacgaaGTGTTaaagaaggataaaaaaactCTTGATTTCATTCAGAGCTACTGGTACTGGAAGATTCGGAGTGAGAGCAATTTGCTAAATTACGAGAAGTTGGTGAAGAAGTCTTATAAGCAGTTGGCCGTGGACATGGGCATGCAGGTTAGTGTGCTGGGTCGTCAAAGAGGGCAGAGACGAAGCCGCACATAGTGTGGAGAGACACACCTGTGCGTAATGCCGCCTTCTCCCCACCCTCGTGCAGCGCTTCTCATGCCGGAAAGAAACGCCTCTGCAAAACGCCGCTGCCAAACGCCGCTACCAAACACAGCTGCCAAACACAGCTGCAAAACGCCGCTGCCAAACGCTGTGCCCCTTTCCCCACTTCGTAGATTGCCAACCCCGATAATGAGCACATGCTGGCCCTCCTGGAGTTTTACGAATACCTGAAGTCTTCGCCATTCGTGGGACCCTTCGGCACCATTGAAAACCCCGTCATTGTGCCCAGTGTGCACACAGAGCGAGTCGTCTGCTGCACAGGTGGCACGGGGGAAAACGAACAcgtcccccttttctttcgATGCAGGGAAGGGTTCTTATATCGCTGCGGAGAATGTGATCAAATTTTTATGCACGTGCGTGTGCTGTACTCACTGGAGGATGGGAACGACCCCTTTCCCAATGACCCCGATGTGGATGACGTATTtgatttaaatttaattgaaGAGAACATGAGTCTGTACAACGACGACCAGTACGTCCGATGGCCCACGGGGAATGTGACCTACCGACAGATGTTTCTCCAGGGCAAGTGGGGAAATCAAAAACCGAACGTTTCGTACATAAGTTCTGAGAAGTGAGGCTCGGAGCTCgctgatcattttttttatgggtGCTAATGGTAACGCCGCATCGTGGGCTTaggtgtgtgtgtttgtgtgtgtccatgtgtgtgctttttttttttttttccaattttttgttccatttcgcCTGAACAGGCAATACTTTATGAGCTACATgttggcgcaaaaaaaaaaaatgtcacaacattttggctagctggaaAGTAGCTGCCCATTCCCCATTGTAACCTTcgcaaaaaattgtcctAATCGTTCTACGATGAATGCTAATTGGCATCTtaatttcgccattttgtgttttaaaaatgtagagtTTGTTGGGATGAAGTTTTACTGAGGACTGAgcgcaaaattaaaattgtgaGTAAGGTTATGCAGGGAACATGgtgggcataaaaaaaaaaaaaaagggggtataATTCAGAGGGaagatgaaattaaaaatggcgcaaCGGAGAAATGGTTCGCTGCGTGGCTGAACGGATTCACTGTTTTGCCGTTGCAAGAAGGAAGTGCTGCATTTCTAAAAATTGGGGACATCCGCACGAAGCGCCCCGTGGAAGCGGTCATCTGGTAGCTGCCTCCGGCATGTTCATAGATGCGCGAGGCGGAATGGCCGCACATCCGATGGTGGCACAATCGCGGTGGAACGCTCTTCCATGGTGACCCACTCGTATGCATCCATTTACGCGTGTAGTACCTTCACCTCCATTCATGTAATAACCGGTCACTACTGCAAACTCATTTTAACTTCATGGGGTAGGTGTGCCATCAGGAAGGAATGAATCGTACagagggtaaaaaaaaaaaaaaaaaaagaagaagaaaggaaaCAGATCAACTGCAAATGAAATCAGTTAATTCAATTCAGCTTAATTCAATTTAattacaaatgaaaaatcacCTAGGTGGAGGTTACACCAGGGGTCCCCCTCTCAGCGAAAATACTCACATGTGTATCATctcacatataaaaaaaaaaagaagaagttaCCTCACGCACACAAGCCACATACCGTTGTGCCTGTTCGGGTGAACATACACGCATATATGTTGCTGGGTGCGTTTGCAATAAATGTGTttgtgggggggaagcgagACGGCGCAGAGAAACTCACTTCGTCTTGTACTTGAAAAATGTGGGGGCCAAGTGATGGGCACCTCGCGGGTGCCAAGCGGTTGAGGTGTGTGTGCTTGTGGGTGGGAGAGCGTCACATGTAGAGAGCGCGCAAATTGTTGAGAGTCAGTCGTTCGTAATGGCTCGACTTTGCCGCGACTTTGCTGCGACTATGCTGCGAATTTGCTACTCCTTCGCTTCGCCTTCGCTACGCCTTTGCTACGCCTTCGCTACTCCTTCGCTTCGCTTTTGCTACTCCTTCGCTACTCCTTCGCTGCGATGCCGTGGTGGCCTGACTCAGCTCTTAATTTTGATGAACCTGTTTTTCTCCGTGATGGGCTCGCCGACTCCACCAAGCCTCTGGCCTACGGTGACGGTCTCGTTAAGGTTGACATTCCAAGAgaactcctttttattttcaaagatGACAACAATGGATGAGCCCATTTTGAACTCCCCAACTTCGTCGCCAACttcgatatttttatagGAATCGAAAATCTTGGTGTTGATATCTCCCCCCATGTAGCTTAACTGAGTCCTCATG of the Plasmodium cynomolgi strain B DNA, chromosome 7, whole genome shotgun sequence genome contains:
- a CDS encoding hypothetical protein (putative); this encodes MSTIRWVDLLSSESNLSHSVANNEDIAEKAKKKKFPYNQERDLNSSFLNSYNADLDNSNVGINLKIKNMTIVEKKEKEEKSLLCGDKTSEQMSHWRNDNEREESNLPSAALKGVITHTGEGQSGKSTEEGIPPKDSQNVHSNGDEQRGVLGNVMLEEEEDVGKEKNCLSEKLESPSHREINQEEKSIPKMDCPNELSNDSTVLEKRNKTGKHYPNVENNLTEENTKKELLNRGSVQSENFQSPIEGTKKVSEKRSSVGKKKKNASSLSALTKGNRSNRIKNVSVDKESIQNSYFARYIVKKGGDNTKAVGGESVQRGESQGCSLIIKAPKEGEVSRGTANKGKKRKDRAGLCENSTASKFNCTLSHDVTVDDNNVPLNPAKKVRSRLKERAAAGKGAAKEAVAVAAKDAATVATKDAVTVATKNTATVATKDAVTGGRAEGSNVGLDPPGKTHRDKETKTVTKSTIGDAPQMAQQNKNNLGIMENMPSPPKNHLPSLNHYTHLTSDNIDLEKFKNFDANFINYLGDIQSHFSDPFVSSNSNRVNSRLKEIAVGKSTKEYKNYVKVVKYEERMEDDPSTPNAYENVTNAKFQAKYNLWRKKLHKFDTIG
- a CDS encoding Ser/Thr protein phosphatase (putative), which gives rise to MRTRCLEKQIETLKKCQLLSESEVKHLCGQAKLILINQENIKHVNLPVVVCGDIHGQFHDLRELFHIGNEPPEVNYIFLGDYVDRGKYSVETFLLLLALKIKYPNEITLLRGNHESRQITEVYGFYDECIKKYGSINVWKYCTDLMDYLSIGAIIENNYFCIHGGLSPSFNQIADLNKINRFQEIPRNGSLCDIMWSDPNDKNGWDKSPRGAGHLFGPDVVHKFCHLNDIEVIARAHQLVMEGYKWWFDKKLVTVWSAPNYCYRCGNIASIMEIDENETFDFKCFGPSAAESSASHLVKKYPPIYFS
- a CDS encoding cytoplasmic dynein light chain (putative), which encodes MHYNDEKTNFWVSQILDTTLKELSKLNKPFKYVATCILMEKNGSPLTTSNVCLWNENSDGLCSVQMGNETLDCILCIYAIKT
- a CDS encoding cytochrome c oxidase subunit (putative), with amino-acid sequence MHLVKPARVFVRRDMGHFQKKFLFNASTMSKCRQIEKSPFSCFVNKIQRRNYLHFARTLPEDYELPLDTFPENINEVLKKDKKTLDFIQSYWYWKIRSESNLLNYEKLVKKSYKQLAVDMGMQIANPDNEHMLALLEFYEYLKSSPFVGPFGTIENPVIVPSVHTERVVCCTGGTGENEHVPLFFRCREGFLYRCGECDQIFMHVRVLYSLEDGNDPFPNDPDVDDVFDLNLIEENMSLYNDDQYVRWPTGNVTYRQMFLQGKWGNQKPNVSYISSEK